The following proteins come from a genomic window of Nocardioides albertanoniae:
- a CDS encoding M16 family metallopeptidase: MTLASRNTQGTGRQEIAGRSSGYDQEAGTTVTLEQTEVNGAVTSLVRRTVHPSGLRIVTEQMAGVRSAAIGVFIGVGSRDETEPQHGCSHFLEHLLFKGTPSRTALEISNSMDRVGGEFNAYTAKEYTCFHARVLDADLPLAVDVVGDMVTSSLLTADDVEAERDVILDEIAMHDDDPDDVIHNLVAEQAWGATTPLGRGIAGTEASISALDRESIHGFYREHYVAPRMVVSVAGNLDHDTVVTMVEKAFGGSGFLDARAAPRPPRDGEPLGVAPGEVSTQRPLEQVNLIVAREGLRRGDERRFAFEVVNTAVGGSTSSRLFQEIREHRGLAYSVFSYAYSHAETGLFGVQVGALPSKVEEVLEVVRSELAAVARDGITADEIELAKGQLRGGLVLGLEDSAARMSRIGRAELVHRELYSIDEVLERIDAVTAEECREIAAEILTRPEILAVVGPA, translated from the coding sequence GTGACCTTGGCGTCACGCAACACCCAGGGGACCGGTCGGCAAGAAATTGCCGGCCGGTCCTCCGGCTATGACCAGGAAGCCGGCACCACGGTCACCCTCGAGCAGACCGAGGTCAACGGCGCCGTCACCTCGCTGGTGCGTCGCACGGTCCACCCCTCCGGGCTGCGGATCGTGACCGAGCAGATGGCCGGCGTACGCTCCGCGGCGATCGGCGTCTTCATCGGTGTCGGCTCCCGCGACGAGACCGAGCCGCAGCACGGCTGCTCGCACTTCCTCGAGCACCTGCTGTTCAAGGGCACCCCGTCGCGTACGGCGCTGGAGATCTCCAACTCGATGGACCGCGTCGGCGGTGAGTTCAACGCCTACACCGCCAAGGAGTACACCTGCTTCCACGCGCGCGTGCTCGACGCCGACCTGCCGCTCGCGGTCGACGTCGTGGGCGACATGGTGACCTCCTCGCTCCTGACCGCCGACGACGTCGAGGCCGAGCGTGATGTGATCCTCGACGAGATCGCCATGCACGACGACGATCCCGACGACGTGATCCACAACCTCGTCGCCGAGCAGGCCTGGGGTGCGACCACCCCGCTCGGGCGCGGCATCGCCGGCACCGAGGCGTCGATCTCGGCGCTCGACCGTGAGTCGATCCACGGCTTCTACCGGGAGCACTACGTCGCACCACGGATGGTCGTCTCGGTGGCAGGTAACCTCGACCACGACACGGTCGTGACGATGGTGGAGAAAGCGTTCGGCGGATCCGGTTTCCTCGATGCTCGCGCCGCTCCGCGGCCACCGCGCGACGGCGAGCCGCTGGGGGTCGCTCCCGGGGAGGTCAGCACGCAGCGTCCGTTGGAGCAGGTCAACCTGATCGTGGCACGTGAGGGCCTGCGTCGCGGCGACGAGCGGCGCTTCGCCTTCGAGGTCGTCAACACCGCTGTCGGCGGCTCGACCTCGTCGCGGCTCTTCCAGGAGATCCGTGAGCACCGGGGCCTGGCCTACTCGGTCTTCTCCTACGCCTACAGCCACGCCGAGACCGGCCTCTTCGGGGTCCAGGTCGGCGCGCTGCCGTCCAAGGTCGAAGAGGTCCTCGAGGTCGTACGCTCCGAGCTGGCCGCTGTCGCCCGCGACGGCATCACCGCGGATGAGATCGAGCTCGCCAAGGGCCAGCTCCGCGGCGGCCTCGTGCTCGGCCTGGAGGACTCCGCCGCCCGGATGTCCCGCATCGGCCGCGCCGAGCTGGTCCACCGTGAGCTCTACTCGATCGACGAGGTCCTCGAGCGCATCGACGCCGTCACCGCCGAGGAGTGTCGCGAGATCGCCGCCGAGATCCTGACCCGGCCCGAGATCCTCGCTGT
- a CDS encoding polyribonucleotide nucleotidyltransferase, with product MTEPVITAVETTIDNGKFGTRTVKFETGLLARQAAGSVTAYLDDETMLLSATTAGKTPKDHFDFFPLTIDVEERMYAAGKIPGSFFRSEGRPGEDAILTCRLIDRPLRPTFKKGLRNEVQVVITVMALDPDQPYDVLAINAASMSTQLSGLPFSGPVGGVRVALIEGQWVAFPTHSQLENAVFDMVVAGRVTDTGDVAIMMVEAEATEVAWGLVQSGTQAPNEAIVASGLDAAKPFIKQLVEAQAELAKQAAKPVQDFPIFLDFQDDVYEAVVAAAGADVTDLYTVGGKRERTLGKQERDEEADRIKAALLEKVGPQFEGREGEIGAAYRALTKQAVREQVLRDKVRIDGRGLADIRPLHAEVGVIPRVHGSALFERGETQILGVTTLDMLKMEQQLDTLSPEKHRRYMHKYVFPPFSTGETGRVGSPKRREVGHGALARRALLPVLPDREEFPYAIRQLSEAMGSNGSTSMGSVCASTMSLLQAGVPLKAPVAGIAMGLISGEIDGETKYVAITDILGAEDAFGDMDFKVAGTSEFVTALQLDTKLDGIPAEVLAQALNQAKDARLSILEVMGEAISAPDEMAPTAPRIITVKVPVDKIGEVIGPKGKVINQIQEDTGAQISIEDDGTVLIGATDGNAAEAARAAVNAIANPTMPEVGERYLGTVVKTTNFGAFVALLPGKDGLLHITKLRALNGGKRVESVEDVVEVGQKIQVEIAEIDDRGKLSLAPVLEEEASEETATEAPVEAADEE from the coding sequence CGCCGGTTCGGTGACGGCCTACCTCGACGACGAGACGATGCTGCTCTCGGCGACCACCGCCGGCAAGACCCCGAAGGACCACTTCGACTTCTTCCCGCTCACGATCGACGTCGAGGAGCGGATGTACGCCGCGGGCAAGATCCCCGGCTCCTTCTTCCGCTCCGAGGGTCGCCCGGGGGAGGACGCGATCCTCACCTGCCGCCTGATCGACCGCCCGCTGCGCCCGACCTTCAAGAAGGGTCTGCGCAACGAGGTCCAGGTCGTCATCACGGTGATGGCGCTCGACCCCGACCAGCCCTACGACGTGCTCGCGATCAACGCCGCGTCGATGTCGACCCAGCTCTCCGGCCTGCCGTTCTCCGGCCCGGTCGGCGGCGTGCGCGTCGCTCTGATCGAGGGCCAGTGGGTGGCGTTCCCGACCCACAGCCAGCTCGAGAACGCCGTCTTCGACATGGTCGTCGCCGGTCGCGTCACCGACACCGGTGACGTCGCCATCATGATGGTCGAGGCCGAGGCGACCGAGGTCGCCTGGGGTCTGGTCCAGTCCGGCACCCAGGCGCCCAACGAGGCGATCGTGGCCAGCGGTCTCGACGCCGCCAAGCCGTTCATCAAGCAGCTCGTCGAGGCTCAGGCCGAGCTGGCCAAGCAGGCCGCCAAGCCGGTCCAGGACTTCCCGATCTTCCTCGACTTCCAAGACGACGTCTACGAGGCCGTCGTCGCGGCCGCCGGTGCCGACGTCACCGACCTCTACACCGTCGGCGGCAAGCGCGAGCGCACCCTGGGCAAGCAGGAGCGTGACGAGGAGGCCGACCGCATCAAGGCCGCCCTGCTCGAGAAGGTCGGCCCGCAGTTCGAGGGCCGCGAGGGCGAGATCGGCGCGGCGTACCGTGCCCTGACCAAGCAGGCCGTGCGCGAGCAGGTCCTGCGCGACAAGGTCCGCATCGACGGTCGCGGCCTGGCCGACATCCGTCCGCTGCACGCCGAGGTCGGCGTGATCCCGCGGGTCCACGGTTCGGCTCTGTTCGAGCGCGGCGAGACCCAGATCTTGGGCGTCACCACCCTCGACATGCTCAAGATGGAGCAGCAGCTCGACACGCTCTCCCCGGAGAAGCACCGTCGCTACATGCACAAGTACGTCTTCCCGCCGTTCTCCACCGGCGAGACCGGCCGCGTGGGCTCGCCCAAGCGCCGCGAGGTCGGCCACGGCGCCCTGGCGCGCCGCGCCCTCCTGCCGGTGCTGCCCGACCGCGAGGAGTTCCCCTACGCGATCCGCCAGCTCTCCGAGGCCATGGGCTCCAACGGCTCCACCTCGATGGGCTCGGTCTGCGCCTCGACCATGTCGCTGCTGCAGGCCGGTGTCCCGCTGAAGGCTCCGGTCGCCGGCATCGCGATGGGCCTGATCTCCGGTGAGATCGACGGCGAGACGAAGTACGTCGCGATCACCGACATCCTCGGTGCCGAGGACGCCTTCGGCGACATGGACTTCAAGGTCGCCGGCACCTCGGAGTTCGTCACCGCGCTCCAGCTCGACACCAAGCTCGACGGCATCCCGGCCGAGGTCCTCGCGCAGGCCCTCAACCAGGCCAAGGACGCCCGCCTCTCGATCCTCGAGGTCATGGGCGAGGCGATCTCGGCTCCGGACGAGATGGCTCCGACCGCTCCGCGGATCATCACCGTGAAGGTCCCTGTCGACAAGATCGGCGAGGTCATCGGCCCGAAGGGCAAGGTGATCAACCAGATCCAGGAGGACACCGGCGCCCAGATCTCCATCGAGGACGACGGCACGGTGCTCATCGGCGCGACCGACGGCAACGCCGCCGAGGCCGCCCGTGCGGCGGTCAACGCGATCGCCAACCCGACCATGCCCGAGGTCGGCGAGCGCTACCTCGGCACCGTCGTGAAGACGACCAACTTCGGCGCCTTCGTCGCCCTGCTCCCGGGCAAGGACGGTCTGCTCCACATCACCAAGCTGCGCGCCCTCAACGGTGGCAAGCGTGTGGAGTCGGTCGAGGACGTCGTGGAGGTCGGCCAGAAGATCCAGGTCGAGATCGCCGAGATCGACGACCGCGGCAAGCTCTCGCTGGCCCCGGTGCTCGAGGAGGAGGCCTCCGAGGAGACCGCCACCGAGGCGCCTGTCGAGGCCGCAGACGAGGAGTGA